The following coding sequences are from one Triticum aestivum cultivar Chinese Spring chromosome 5A, IWGSC CS RefSeq v2.1, whole genome shotgun sequence window:
- the LOC123101859 gene encoding protein WEAK CHLOROPLAST MOVEMENT UNDER BLUE LIGHT 1, protein MSIQWLPNSGPGFPDSLPHPPTHPPKKKTNPSARRRGEAPRLARAIVSPPHYSPSSPRLPPTPTKPEPIPLSPPRRAAPLPAGDSSIGTIKPTAQEPGSVGAVRRCFFHVLRLCCGMEEPSSSMEGPSSGPAPAPISRVSSEDADFFDTHHQEDDDGDGEGGPGAYTASDIADRFVRVIDSAAPVDPVRGAVSKFGGILDWRERRQQAEEELVVVHAEAAEYQRRTREADAGRAEAQQDLMGATGEIDDLWLTVKRAQIAEAQARKDSELAKLRLRKLEKGARERAAAKAELDSVRGRHAAALADLRAARAEMDALRKERDAVAEEASAAAARVRDTAGGAAQAAEALREAAAEFDVLRAELESARAAHDAAEEKRMRLALAWREHKVRWQNQLEEAEMEVRRLRDELAAAGDLESQLAAASEHLATLRAELFARAVQGASEEEDKQTPGMVGKAKKELEEAMESVGKAKDETKILHIAAASLRADLEKEKAELAALRQKQSTSSSASIPSLEEELSRVTTELAAAQARARDRDERRSTTPEQLDDARREAERAKASARATQEEVAAAREDARVARAAVQATEARLEAVLREVLAAKASADALLQQQDASQSAQTQVPEDCVALTTEEYEELSRRARGTEEAAGERVAEALRQVKEAKDAEARSQQKVAKLGRDTELRRQTLRAATEECEQAESAKLAAERQLQAELRRRAGSETASPRAGLAEISTFERGDGRGGNPHILSPRAGYMPRADMAAMAAADEAGQKKPFFPRMVMFLAKKRAQTWNAK, encoded by the exons ATGTCGATCCAATGGCTGCCGAATTCCGGCCCAGGATTTCCAGATTCCCTCCCTCACCCACCCACCCATCCACCCAAAAAAAAAACCAATCCGAGTGCCAGGAGGAGAGGAGAGGCTCCGCGGCTCGCGCGCGCCATCGTCTCCCCGCCACACTATTCTCCTTCCTCCCCCCGCCTCCCACCCACACCGACCAAACCAGAGCCTATCCCTCTCTCCCCTCCTCGACGTGCCGCTCCCCTCCCCGCCGGCGACAGCTCAATAGGAACGATCAAGCCAACAGCCCAG GAACCTGGGAGCGTGGGTGCGGTCAGGAGGTGCTTCTTCCACGTCCTACGCCTATGCTGCGGGATGGAGGAGCCTAGCTCTAGCATGGAAGGGCCCAGCAGCGGCCCGGCGCCGGCGCCCATCTCCCGCGTCAGCTCCGAGGACGCCGACTTCTTCGACACCCACCACCAAgaagacgacgacggcgacggcgagggcggcccgggggCCTACACGGCCTCCGACATCGCCGACCGCTTCGTCCGCGTCATCGACTCCGCCGCGCCCGTCGACCCCGTCCGCGGCGCCGTCTCCAAGTTCGGCGGCATCCTCGACTGGAGAGAG CGGCGgcagcaggccgaggaggagctcgtcgTGGTGCACGCGGAGGCCGCGGAGTACCAGCGCCGCACGCGGGAGGCGGACGCCGGCCGGGCGGAGGCGCAGCAGGACCTCATGGGCGCCACCGGCGAGATCGACGACCTCTGGCTCACCGTCAAGCGCGCGCAGATCGCCGAGGCGCAGGCGCGCAAGGACTCGGAGCTCGCCAAGCTCCGCCTGCGCAAGCTGGAGAAGGGCGCCCGGGAGCGCGCCGCCGCCAAGGCCGAGCTCGACTCCGTCCGgggccgccacgccgccgcgctcgCCGACCTGCGCGCGGCCAGGGCCGAGATGGACGCGCTCAGGAAGGAGCGGGACGCCGTCGCGGAGGAGGCCAGCGCCGCGGCGGCAAGGGTAAGGGACACTGCTGGCGGGGCGGCGCAGGCCGCCGAGGCCCTCAGGGAGGCCGCCGCGGAGTTCGATGTGCTCAGGGCCGAGCTGGAGTCCGCGCGCGCCGCCCACGACGCGGCGGAGGAGAAGAGGATGAGGCTGGCGTTGGCGTGGCGGGAGCACAAGGTGCGGTGGCAGAACCAGCTGGAGGAAGCTGAGATGGAGGTGCGGAGGCTGAGGGATGAGCTGGCCGCGGCCGGCGACCTCGAGTCCCAGCTGGCCGCGGCTTCCGAGCATCTCGCGACCCTCAGAGCCGAGCTGTTCGCGCGCGCGGTCCAAGGGGCCAGCGAGGAGGAGGATAAACAGACGCCGGGGATGGTGGGCAAGGCGAAGAAGGAGCTCGAGGAGGCGATGGAGAGCGTCGGGAAGGCCAAGGACGAGACCAAGATCCTGCACATCGCCGCCGCGTCGCTGCGCGCAGACCTGGAGAAGGAGAAGGCGGAGCTCGCCGCGCTACGGCAGAAGCAGAGCACGTCGTCGTCAGCGTCCATCCCGTCGCTGGAGGAGGAGCTGAGCCGGGTGACCACCGAGCTCGCCGCGGCGCAGGCAAGAGCGAGGGACAGGGACGAAAGGAGGAGCACGACGCCCGAACAGCTTGACGATGCACGGCGAGAGGCGGAGCGAGCCAAGGCTAGCGCACGGGCGACGCAGGAGGAAGTCGCCGCGGCCAGGGAAGACGCGCGCGTGGCCAGGGCCGCGGTCCAGGCCACGGAGGCGCGGCTGGAGGCCGTGCTGCGGGAGGTACTCGCCGCGAAGGCGTCGGCGGACGCGCTGCTGCAGCAGCAGGACGCCAGCCAGAGCGCGCAGACCCAAGTCCCCGAAGACTGCGTGGCGTTGACCACGGAGGAGTACGAGGAGCTGAGCCGGAGGGCGCGGGGGAcggaggaggcggccggcgagcGGGTGGCGGAGGCGCTGAGGCAGGTGAAGGAGGCCAAGGACGCGGAGGCGCGGAGCCAGCAGAAGGTGGCGAAGCTGGGGAGGGACACGGAGCTGAGGAGGCAGACGCTGCGGGCGGCGACGGAGGAGTGCGAGCAGGCCGAGTCGGCGAAGCTGGCGGCGGAGCGGCAGCTGCAGGCGGAGCTGCGGCGGCGCGCGGGCAGCGAGACGGCGTCGCCCCGCGCGGGGCTGGCGGAGATCTCGACGTTCGAgcgcggcgacgggcgcggcgggaACCCGCACATCCTGAGCCCGAGGGCCGGGTACATGCCGAGGGCGGAcatggcggcgatggcggcggcggacgaggcgGGGCAGAAGAAGCCCTTCTTCCCGCGCATGGTCATGTTCTTGGCCAAGAAGAGAGCGCAGACATGGAACGCCAAGTGA